The Leclercia adecarboxylata region GATCCAGCACGCCCGCCAGCGCGAGCGCAGCAGCCTGTCGCGCCAGCTCTTGCTGGAAGGGGTAATGTACCAGCTGCTGGGCCACGGCCTGCACCTGCGGGAGCAGGAGGGGGCGGCGCGGGTAAGCGCTTCCGGCGGGGAACATGCCCGGCTGGAGCAGATCCGCCACCTGCTTGAGCATGCCCCGGAGCAGGACTACACCCTCGCGCAGCTGGCGGCCCGGGCGGCCATGAGCCCCAGCAGCCTGCGCAGCAAATTCCGCCAGGCCTACGGCTGTACGGTGTTCGTCTACCTGCGCGACTGCCGCCTCGGGCTGGCGCGCCGCTATCTGCTGGAAGGCCACAGCGTTCAGCAGGCGGCGTGGATGTCGGGCTATCAGCACGCCACCAACTTTGCCACCGCGTTTCGCCGCCGCTACGGCATCTGCCCCGGCGCGGTCCGCAACGGCTGCTAATCCGCTTTTCTCACATCGCCAACGCCATTCGTGCGGTTTGGCATTGCGAATACGTTCTCTGGCAGCGCGCATAGCTATCTTCCAAATGAAAAAGGTAATAATTCTCATTAATAATTAGAAATGCCTTTGGAGATTTTCATGTTCGCTAAATCGCGGCTGGCGCTGCTGGTGGGATGGGTAACCGGGAGCGTCGCGCTTCCCCTGATGGCGCAGGATACGCCGAAAACGGAAACCGTTGTGGTGACCTCGCAGATGCAGAGCGGCGCCACCAAGCTGGAGACGCCGGATATCGAGACGCCTCAGTCGGTGTCGATTGTGACCCGCGAGCAGTTCGAAGAGCAGGGCGCCACCAGCGTGCGCCAGGCGGTAAGCTACACCCCGGGCGTCTACAGCAACCAGATTGGTGCCTCGAACCGCTTTGACTACATCGTGCTGCGCGGCTTCTCCGACGGCAGCCTGGATAACGTCTATCTCGACGGTCTGAAGATGATGGGCGACACCAACTCCCACAGCTCGCTGGTGGTTGATCCCTGGTTCCTGGAAAATATCGAAGTGGTACGCGGCCCGGCCTCGGTGCTGTATGGCCGCTCGTCGCCGGGCGGGATCGTGGCGCTCACCTCGCGTAAGCCCTCGTTCGATCCGGGCGGCGAGATCAAGCTGTTCGCCGGGAATAACGATCAGCGCGGCGCAATGTTTGACGTCACCGGCGCGCTGGACGACAACGACCGCGTGGCGGCCCGTCTGAGCGGCATGACCCGCTACGCCGACTCCCAGTTCGATCCTTTGAAAGAAGAGCGTTACGCCCTGATGCCGAGCCTGACCTGGCGCATCACCGATAACACCCGCCTGGATCTGATGGCCTATCTGCACCGCGATCCCGAGGGCGGCAGCCACTCCGGCCTGCCGTATGACGGCACCGTAGTCCCGCATAACGGGAAGATGATCTCCAATACCTTCTTCGAAGGCGAAGATGATTACGACAAGTACGATCGTCGCGAAGACATGGTCGGCTACAACATTGAACACCTGTTCGACAGCGGCTGGTCGGTACGCCAGAAGCTGCGCTATCTGCACACCAAAGTGGAGCTGAACCAGGTTTATGCCGCAGGCTGGCTGAACGATACCGAGCTTAACCGCGGTTACTCCGGCTCTGACGAGAAGATGGATGCCATCACCCTCGACAACCAGATCGACGGCAGCTTCGATACCTGGGCGGTAAACCACCGGGTGCTGATTGGCCTCGATTATCAGGATCGCAGCAACGATACCACCGGCTACTACGGCGGTTTCCCGCCGATCGACGCCTTCCACCCGGTATACGGCGCGAAGCCGGATTACATCACCATGTACAGCCAGGAGAAGCACAAGCTGCGTCAGACCGGCTACTACCTGCAGGATCAGCTCTCGCTGGATAACTGGCGTCTGACCCTGGGCGGGCGCTACGACCAGGTGAGCGTGTCGAATATCGACAAGCTAAACGATACCCGCAGCGATCTGGACAAGAACAACTTCAGCAGCCGCGCCGCGCTGTTGTATCTGTTTGATAACGGTATCGCGCCGTACATCAGCTACTCCACCGCCTTCACGCCGACCAGCTTTGCCGATGAGAACGGCGATCTGCTGGATCCGATGAAAGGCAAGCAGTGGGAAGCGGGGGTGAAGTTTGAGCCGGAGGGGATGAACAGCCAGTTCAGCGCCTCGGTGTTCCGCATCAACCAGAAAAACATCGCCACCAAAGAGGAGCCGACCGATCCGTACCGCTCTATCGGTGAGATCGAATCTGAAGGGGTGGAGCTGGAAGCGGTAGGGCAGCTGACCGACAGCCTGCGCCTGCAGGCGGCCTACACCTATACCGACATCCGCTATAAGAAGAGCAGCCCGGAGGAAGAGGGCAAGCGTGCGGTCTATGCCCCGCGCAACATGGCCAGCGGCTGGCTGAGCTATGACGTGAAAACCGGGCCGCTCGATGGGCTGACGGTGGGCTCCGGCGTGCGTTACGTTAATGGCGTGACCAGCGATCGCCTGAACACCCATACGCTGCCGTCCTACACGCTGGTGGATCTGGCGGTGGGTTATGACCTGTCGAAGGTAGGGCTGACGGGCGTGAGCGCCCAGCTGAACGTCAACAACCTGACGGACGAAGACTACGTGGCGGCCTGTAACTCGCTCTCCTACTGCTACTTTGGTGCCGAGCGCAGCATTGTCGGCAGCGTGTCCTGGAAGTTCTGATGTGAAAATGCCCGGTGGCGCTGCGCTTACCGGGCCTACAAAAGACCCGAAACGTAGGCCGGGTCAGGCGTAGCCGCCACCCGGCAAACAGGCCGCACTACTCCGCCATCGCGATATTCACCGCCTCCCCCATCTGCTCTACCGCCGCGCGGTGCTTCTCGTCTGGCGGCAGGGCGCAGTTAATCCGCAAACAGTTCCGGTACTTCCCGGAAGCCGAAAAGAGCGATCCGGCGGCGATCTGGATGTTAAACCGGGTTAACTCCCGGGATACGCAGACCATATCCACATGTTCAGGCAGCTCCACCCACAGCATGTAACCCCCCATCGGGCGGGTCACGCAGATGCCACAGGGGAAGAACTGCCGCACCCAACAGGTGTAGGTGTCGATATTCTGCTGGTAGATCTGGCGCATCCGCCGCACGTGGCGATGGTAATAGCCTTCCCGGATAAAGGCGGCCAGCGCCAGCTGGCTGACGGGCACGTTGGTGCCGCTGGCGGCATACTTCATATGCATGATCCGGTCGTGATAGCGCCCCGGGGCGATCCACCCCACCCGCAGCCCGGGGGCGACGGTTTTGGTAAAGGAGTTGCACAGCAGCACCCGGCCGTCGATGTCCAGGGAGTGGATGCTGGAAGGGCGGGGATACTCAAACGCCAGCTCGCCGTAAATATCGTCCTCAAAAATCACGATATCGTGCCGCTGAGCCAGCGCCAGCAGCTGCCGCTTGCGGGCTTCGGGCATGATAAACCCGAGCGGGTTGTTGCAGTTGGGCACCACAATCACCCCTTTGATCGGCCACTGCTCCAGGGCCAGCTCCAGCGCTTCCACGCTGATCCCCGTCACCGGATCTGTGGGGATCTCGATCGCCTTGATCCCCAGCCCCCGCAGCATCTGCATGGTGCCGTAAAACGAAGGGGACTCCAGCGCCACAATATCGCCGGGCTTACAGATGGTCAGCAGCGCCAGGGAGAGGGCGCTGTGGCAACCGCTGGTGACGATCAGATCGTCGGCACTGACTACCGATCCGGCGTCCAGCATCAGGCGGGCGATCTGCTCGCGCAGCTCACGCCGTCCGGCGAGTTCGTCATAGCTGAGCACATCTTTGACGCTGTGCTGCGCCACCCGGCTCAGCTCTTTCCACAGAGGCTTCAGGCTCGGCTGGCTCAGGTCTGGCTGGCCGCCGCCAAAGGCCGTAATACCGGTTTTGGTGCGCCCTTCCATCAGGGTCAGCACCTCATCCCACTGGGTCACCTCTACCGGACGCTGCACCGGGCGCGACATCGCCGGCACCGGCGGCTGCGCCTTACGGGGCGCGACAAAATAGCCCGAGCGCGGCTGGGGGGTAATCAGCTGTAAGTTTTCGAGGATCTGATAGGCCTGCTGTATGGTGCTGATGCTGACGCCGTGCTCCTGGCTTAGCGCACGCACCGAGGGTAACCGCTCCCCGCTGCGATACAGCCCTTGTTCAATGCGTTCTGCCAGAAGATTGGCCAGATGTTGATAGCGCGTCATGCTGTATCCCTTATTGTCACCATACAGAGAAGAAAACCAGTACAGATGGCGGTAAAAATTGCCATGCAATTCTGGTTTTACGCGATCTGTATGTTAAAAAAAAGTAATTTTTGAATCTGTATTGCAAGGTGCGCGATCCGGGATGATAGCTCTCAGGCAACCTGAGGAGAACACCATGGAATTCTACGAAAATCGCGCCAGACGTCCCTTTGCGATCTTTATCTGGACGGGAAAAATTTTTGCCCGCTGGTATCGCATCAAGCGCACGCGCAAGATTTTGAGCCAGTTAAGCGATGAGCATTTAAAGGACATCGGGTTGTCGCGGTATGACGTGGCGCGTTATGACCGATAGTTCCAGGCCGGGTAAGGCGCAGCCTCTACCCGGCGCGTTTCAGCGCAGCAGCGCGAGCGTCTGCTGTTTCGGGCGTTCCAGCAGGGCGAGCGCTTCCTGATACGAGCGCACGTTATTATACCCCATCACCAGCCCGTAGCGTTTCCCCGAGCCGCTGTACCACGCCGACAGGGCATTCACCTGCAGCTGCTGCTGTTGCCAGCAGCGGGCGATCTCCAGATCGCAACTGCCTTTGGTTAAGAACGCCACGATGTGCATCCCGCCGTCGTTCTGCTCGGTGAAGAAGCGATCCCCGTAGACCGCGTGCAGGGCGGCGATCATCCAGTCGCGCCGCTGCTGGTAGAGGGCGCGCATCTTTTTCAGATGACGGAAAAAGTGGCCCTCGTTAATAAAAGCGGTGAGGATCTTCTGCGTCAGCACCGGCTGGCCGCTGGCGAGCAGATCGGCGCAGTCGTTAAAGGCCGCCACCGTGCTGGCGGGCATCACCACATAGCCAAGGCGCAGGGAAGGCATGACGGTTTTGCTGAAGGTGCCCATGTAGATCACCCGATCCTGGCGATCGAGGCTTTTCAGCGACGGCAGCACCTTACGGGTGTAGTGAAACTCTCCGTCATAGTCATCTTCAACTATCCACGCCTGGTTGCGGGTGGCCCAGTCGAGCAGTTGCTGTCTGCGCGGCAAGGAGAGGGTGACCGCCAGTGGGCTCTGGTGCGAGGGGGTGACGATGGCAAACCGGGCGTCGGCGTGGTGGCGCAGCAGGTAGTCCGTGTCCATCCCGGCGCGATCCACCGGCACCGCATGCAGACGCGGCACGATGCGCCGGAGCAGCTGCTGGCCCATAAAATAGCCCGGATCTTCAAATACCACCTTGTCGTTGCGGCTGGCGAGAGTGTCGAGGATCAGGCGCAGGCTGCCGCTGTAGCCGCTGGTGATCAGCACCTGGTCCGGCGTGCAGGAGAGCCCCCGGGAGATGTTCAGGTAGCTGGCGATGGCCTGGCGCAGGGGCGCCCAGCCCATCACCGGCGGGTTGAGCATCTCTTCCTGGCGCATGGCCCGCACCGCCTGACCCGCCAGCAGCAGCCATTTCTTGTACGGAAAGCTGTCCAGCGCCGGGATGCCGGGGCGTAAAAAGCCCGCGCGTTCCCGCTGGCTGGCCAACGATTCAGGCAGCGCCCCGGTGACGGGATCGTCGGACACGGGCGCCGCGACCGGGAGGTTTAAGTCCGGGTTCACCCGCGTGCCGCGCGCCCCCTGGCTTACCAGGTAGCCTTCGCCGATCAGAATGGCATAGGCGGTTTCAACCGTTTTGCGCGCCACTTTCAGCTCTTCCGCCAGCACGCGAATGGCAGGCACCCTGTCGCCGGGCTTCAGTATGCCGCGGGTAATGTTTTCCCGGTAGCGGGTGTAGATCTGATGATAGCCCGGCTTCATGTCCTACCTTATTTTGCGATTTTTGTATCTTTTTACTATGTCATGAACGGCGTAGATTTGCCCCATCGCATGACCCATGCCGCACAAAAAAGAGGAAAGAGAATGAGCACCCGCGTTAACCATCATAAAGCCACACCTGCCCTCGCTAAAGCGCTGTCCGACCTGAGCATGGCGGTGAGCCAGACCTCCATCGACCCGGCGCTGAAGCACCTGATCGATATCCGTGTCTCCCAGCTCAACGGCTGCACCTTCTGTCTGGATATGCACGCAAAAGAGGCCAAAATTGCCGGCGAGCGCGAGCTGCGTCTCTACCACCTGGCAGCCTGGCGCGAGTCGCCGCTGTTCAGCGCCCGTGAAAAAGCGGCCCTGGCCTTCACCGAAGCGCTGACGCAGATCGGCCCGCACGGGATCAGCGACGTGCTCTACCGCAGCCTGGCGGAACATTATTCAGACGTGGAGATTTCAGAGCTGAACTTTGCCATCGTGGCAATCAACGCCTGGAACCGCTTAGGCATCACCTCCCGCATGGAACCGGGCTCGCTGGATGCCGCCTACGGCCTGAACAAGGCTAATCTCGAGTAAGGCCGCGCTCGCGGATCATCGCCACCAGCGCCTGCAATCCCGGCGGGACGTGGCGATGGCCGGGGTAATAGAGCCGCAGTCCGGCGAAGGGCTGCGACCACTCCTCCAGCACGCTCACCAGCTCTCCGCTTTTCAGCTCCTGCTGAATATAGAGTTCCGGTAAAAATCCTACCCCCAGACCGGCTTTTACCGCCCGGATCGAGGCAAACAGATCCGAAGTGGCAAAACGCGGCGGCACCGCCAGGGCAATCTGCTCTCCGCGGCGCTCCAGCTCCCAGCGATAGATCCCGCCGTGCGCCATCCGCATGCCGATCCCCTGATGTTGCAGCAGGTCGTCCGGTGAGTGTGGCGTGCCATGACGGGCAAAATAGTCCGGGGTGGCGGTGATGAGCTGACGGATGTCGGGGGTGAGCCTGATGGCGATCATGTCCTGGGGGACCGACTCCGCCAGACGCACCCCGGCGTCGTAGCCTTCCGCCACGATATCGATCATCCGCGCTTCGCTCACCGCCTCGACGCGCATTTTCGGGTAGCGGATCATATAGTCGATCAGCAGCTCGTCCAGGAACAGGGTTCCCACGTTATTCGGCACATTCAGACGCAGGGTGCCTGCGGGTTCGTCGGCATCGCTGTGGATCTCAATGCTGGCCTGGCGGATCTCCTGCAGCGCCGGGCCGACGCGCGCCACAAAGCGCTGTCCCGCCTCGGTGAGCGCCACGCTGCGGGTGGTGCGGTGAAACAGGCGCGTCTGCAGGCGGCTTTCCAGCCCGGCCACGGCGTTACTTGCGGCGGTGGCCGACATTCCCAGCTCCTGGGCGGCGGCGCGAAAACTGCCCCGACGCACAACGGCCATCACCACTTCCAGCTCTGTCAGTCCTGAACGGTGCATAGATTATCCTGAAAATCGAAATAACCTTTGCAGCATAGCGTGGATTATCGTGATGGAGAAGGCGTGCCAGACTGTCTGCATCCAGTCTGAGGAGGTCGTTATGCATCACATCGAACAGATTTATATCAACGGTGAATTTGTCACCCCACATGGCAGCGAGCGCTTCGATCTGTATAACCCGGCGACGGCGCGCGTCATCGGCCAGGTACGTCTGGCCGACGCGGTGGATGCCGAACGCGCTATCGCCGCAGCCAGAGCCGCGTTTCCGGCGTGGGCTAAAACCACAAAGCAGGTGCGTATTGCCGCCCTGCAACGGATGCACGATGCGGTAGCCGCCCGCCACGACGACCTGCTCGAGGCGGTGATTGAGGAGTATGGCGCCCCCGCGTCGCGCTCGGCGTGGATGGCGAGCTATCCGGCGCAGGTGATCGCCCAGGCCATTGACGCGCTGGAGGCGTTTGAATTTACGACCGTCGCGGGTGCGGCCAAAGTCGAGATGATCCCGCTGGGCGTTGCCGGGCTCATCACCCCGTGGAACAGCGATGCGGGCTTTATCTGCGGTAAACTGGCGGCGGCGCTGGCCGCAGGCTGCACTGCGGTGATCAAGCCCAGCGAGATGAGCGCCCTCCAGACGCAGATAGTGACCGAGGCGCTGCACGCGGCGGAACTGCCGCCGGGGGTGTTTAACATCGTGACCGGGCGCGGCGACACGGTAGGGGAGACGATAAGCCGCCATCCCCATGTGGCAAAAATCTCCTTCACCGGTTCGACCCGGACCGGCAAAGCGATCCTGCGCAACGCGGCGGAGAACTTTACCCGCGTCACGCTGGAGTTAGGCGGTAAATCACCGACGGTCGTGCTGGATGATGCCGATTTGTCGCAGGCTGTTCCGCTGGCGGTGCAGGCCGGGCTGATGAACAGCGGCCAGGCGTGCGTGGCCGGAACGCGCATTCTGGTGCCGCAGTCGCGTAAGGCTGAAATCGAGCAGGCGCTGGCCCGGGCCATCGCGGCGGTGCAGTCGGGAGACCCGCGCGATCCGGCCACCGAGGTCGGGCCGATGGTAAGTGAGAAACAGTGGCAGCGGGTGCAGGGGTACATACAGAAAGGGCTGGCGGAAGGGGCGAGCTTGCTGGCGGGCGGGGAAGGGCGGCCCGAGGGCACCCGGGATGGCTGGTTTGTCCGTCCGACGCTGTTTAGCGATGTGCATAACCAGATGGCCATCGCCCGGGAAGAGATTTTTGGCCCGGTGCTGTGCGTGATCCCTTATCGCGATGAAGCAGAGGCCATCGCCATTGCCAACGATACCGAATACGGTTTGAGCGCGATGGTGTTGGGTGGGGATGCGGATCGCGCCCGTCGGGTGGCGGCGCAGATCCACGCAGGGCGCGTGCTGGTGAACACCCTTGCCCACGAGCCAAAAGCGCCGTTTGGTGGATTTAAGCATTCCGGCGTGGGGCGCGAGATGGGCGCGTGGGGCATCAGCGCGTTTGTGGAGCCGAAGTCGCTCCTCGGTTAAAAACGCCGCCGGGTATGCCCAGCGCTACCCGGCAGTTCGCCTTATCGTTAGGCGCAAACACACATGTCGCGTTTTAATTCATGTTAATTATATTTAATTTATGATTGATTTGCCGCTGGAATATTTTGACTAAAGAATGTCTTAAGTGAAAATTTAGTATTATTATTCCCATGTTAATTAACCTGGCTGAAAAGATTAACTTCACTAACCTGTTTAGTCTTTCGGGAATTACAGCATATGATTTATTTTTATGGGGGGGCTGGCTTGGCGTTAAAATAAAATAATTATACCGAAACTGGTCTGTTTCTGGATATATTTTTCTTATCGAACTCAATCTCTTCTTCAGATATTGTTGACCTTGTGTCTGAAAGATATTTCACAATCCGGCAATAACCTATTCCACTTATACTGCGTAAATCGCGTTACGAGAATACAGCTCCCTTGACGATGTGCTTTGCAAAAATTAGTTTAATAACAATGCATTATGGCTGAATGATAAGCGTGGGGCGCGGCTTGTCAGCCCAGATTTCGCAGCGTTATACCGATCTGGTAGCCTGCAGCGCCGTCGGATTCTATATTCCTTTGCCACCCTTTTTTTATTTTATGAAAAAAAATATGGAATGCGTCCCTATTCTCATGATGTGAGAAACAGATCTCTTTTTGATTAAAAAAAAGAGCGGCGCAACCTGTGCGAATGGCGCAGCTTTATACGCCGGGGATCTTCCTTTAATTACCTTATATACCCCCCCTGAAATACTTTTTTAATCAGGTAAGGAACAAAGAAATGGGGGGTGAGTTAGGACTATTCCTATGGTTGTCGGGAAAAGTGTTAATTGAAAATTATTACATTCTCGATGATGATGGCTGAATCCTCAGCGATGATAGGGATATAGACAATGATCATAGTATTAACATCCTGTCGATATTTTCAGGAGGGGTTTTCAATGCTGGCCGCTCAGCTCATGAGCGATTCACCTTCATTTCAGCGCGTGCTTTATCTGGATGATATTACCGACGCAACAAAAGAGGAACTGGTAAACACCAAAGCTATTGTGGTGGATTATGGTCAGTCTGATATCAAAGTACTGAATGCCCTGCTGGAGGTGAAAAATCGTTACGAGCAGAGCTATTTTATTTTTATTACCCGCGATGTCTGCTACGCCAGCACGATTGAAAATATTCTCATTAACACTATCGCAGATTACACCATTGACTGTAAAAACGCCGTGCGCACATTACGCGCGTGTCTTGCCCACTTTGCGCAGGAAGAGCAGCCGGTGACTATTTTTAAAAATGCGCGCTGGCATCAAATCGAGAAAGAACAATATTTAACCAAAATGGAGAGCATGCTACTGCCCTACATTGTGTCGGGAAAAAAGAATAAAGAGATCACGCGCTATCTGAATGTAACCGGCAAAACCGTGAGTCATCATCGACGTAATATTTATCGTAAGTTTGACGTGACCAGTCTCACAGGGTTGTATAAAAAATTTGATTAATGCATTTAATACTGAAAGAAAACGGTATTTAAAGAATGATTAGGGCATAAAAAGTCTGGAAATAGCGCTATTGAACCTGAGCGAGATTGCCGATAGCGAAGAGAAAATGGCTCTCTGCAAGAAGCACTTCTCTGCAAAATACGTCCGCACTTTCGCAATTCCTGCTCTTAAGATCCTCGT contains the following coding sequences:
- a CDS encoding aldehyde dehydrogenase family protein, with the translated sequence MHHIEQIYINGEFVTPHGSERFDLYNPATARVIGQVRLADAVDAERAIAAARAAFPAWAKTTKQVRIAALQRMHDAVAARHDDLLEAVIEEYGAPASRSAWMASYPAQVIAQAIDALEAFEFTTVAGAAKVEMIPLGVAGLITPWNSDAGFICGKLAAALAAGCTAVIKPSEMSALQTQIVTEALHAAELPPGVFNIVTGRGDTVGETISRHPHVAKISFTGSTRTGKAILRNAAENFTRVTLELGGKSPTVVLDDADLSQAVPLAVQAGLMNSGQACVAGTRILVPQSRKAEIEQALARAIAAVQSGDPRDPATEVGPMVSEKQWQRVQGYIQKGLAEGASLLAGGEGRPEGTRDGWFVRPTLFSDVHNQMAIAREEIFGPVLCVIPYRDEAEAIAIANDTEYGLSAMVLGGDADRARRVAAQIHAGRVLVNTLAHEPKAPFGGFKHSGVGREMGAWGISAFVEPKSLLG
- a CDS encoding LuxR C-terminal-related transcriptional regulator, yielding MLAAQLMSDSPSFQRVLYLDDITDATKEELVNTKAIVVDYGQSDIKVLNALLEVKNRYEQSYFIFITRDVCYASTIENILINTIADYTIDCKNAVRTLRACLAHFAQEEQPVTIFKNARWHQIEKEQYLTKMESMLLPYIVSGKKNKEITRYLNVTGKTVSHHRRNIYRKFDVTSLTGLYKKFD
- a CDS encoding PLP-dependent aminotransferase family protein, yielding MKPGYHQIYTRYRENITRGILKPGDRVPAIRVLAEELKVARKTVETAYAILIGEGYLVSQGARGTRVNPDLNLPVAAPVSDDPVTGALPESLASQRERAGFLRPGIPALDSFPYKKWLLLAGQAVRAMRQEEMLNPPVMGWAPLRQAIASYLNISRGLSCTPDQVLITSGYSGSLRLILDTLASRNDKVVFEDPGYFMGQQLLRRIVPRLHAVPVDRAGMDTDYLLRHHADARFAIVTPSHQSPLAVTLSLPRRQQLLDWATRNQAWIVEDDYDGEFHYTRKVLPSLKSLDRQDRVIYMGTFSKTVMPSLRLGYVVMPASTVAAFNDCADLLASGQPVLTQKILTAFINEGHFFRHLKKMRALYQQRRDWMIAALHAVYGDRFFTEQNDGGMHIVAFLTKGSCDLEIARCWQQQQLQVNALSAWYSGSGKRYGLVMGYNNVRSYQEALALLERPKQQTLALLR
- a CDS encoding PLP-dependent aminotransferase family protein, with amino-acid sequence MTRYQHLANLLAERIEQGLYRSGERLPSVRALSQEHGVSISTIQQAYQILENLQLITPQPRSGYFVAPRKAQPPVPAMSRPVQRPVEVTQWDEVLTLMEGRTKTGITAFGGGQPDLSQPSLKPLWKELSRVAQHSVKDVLSYDELAGRRELREQIARLMLDAGSVVSADDLIVTSGCHSALSLALLTICKPGDIVALESPSFYGTMQMLRGLGIKAIEIPTDPVTGISVEALELALEQWPIKGVIVVPNCNNPLGFIMPEARKRQLLALAQRHDIVIFEDDIYGELAFEYPRPSSIHSLDIDGRVLLCNSFTKTVAPGLRVGWIAPGRYHDRIMHMKYAASGTNVPVSQLALAAFIREGYYHRHVRRMRQIYQQNIDTYTCWVRQFFPCGICVTRPMGGYMLWVELPEHVDMVCVSRELTRFNIQIAAGSLFSASGKYRNCLRINCALPPDEKHRAAVEQMGEAVNIAMAE
- a CDS encoding DUF1127 domain-containing protein, with the protein product MEFYENRARRPFAIFIWTGKIFARWYRIKRTRKILSQLSDEHLKDIGLSRYDVARYDR
- a CDS encoding LysR family transcriptional regulator, translated to MHRSGLTELEVVMAVVRRGSFRAAAQELGMSATAASNAVAGLESRLQTRLFHRTTRSVALTEAGQRFVARVGPALQEIRQASIEIHSDADEPAGTLRLNVPNNVGTLFLDELLIDYMIRYPKMRVEAVSEARMIDIVAEGYDAGVRLAESVPQDMIAIRLTPDIRQLITATPDYFARHGTPHSPDDLLQHQGIGMRMAHGGIYRWELERRGEQIALAVPPRFATSDLFASIRAVKAGLGVGFLPELYIQQELKSGELVSVLEEWSQPFAGLRLYYPGHRHVPPGLQALVAMIRERGLTRD
- the foxA gene encoding ferrioxamine B receptor FoxA; protein product: MPLEIFMFAKSRLALLVGWVTGSVALPLMAQDTPKTETVVVTSQMQSGATKLETPDIETPQSVSIVTREQFEEQGATSVRQAVSYTPGVYSNQIGASNRFDYIVLRGFSDGSLDNVYLDGLKMMGDTNSHSSLVVDPWFLENIEVVRGPASVLYGRSSPGGIVALTSRKPSFDPGGEIKLFAGNNDQRGAMFDVTGALDDNDRVAARLSGMTRYADSQFDPLKEERYALMPSLTWRITDNTRLDLMAYLHRDPEGGSHSGLPYDGTVVPHNGKMISNTFFEGEDDYDKYDRREDMVGYNIEHLFDSGWSVRQKLRYLHTKVELNQVYAAGWLNDTELNRGYSGSDEKMDAITLDNQIDGSFDTWAVNHRVLIGLDYQDRSNDTTGYYGGFPPIDAFHPVYGAKPDYITMYSQEKHKLRQTGYYLQDQLSLDNWRLTLGGRYDQVSVSNIDKLNDTRSDLDKNNFSSRAALLYLFDNGIAPYISYSTAFTPTSFADENGDLLDPMKGKQWEAGVKFEPEGMNSQFSASVFRINQKNIATKEEPTDPYRSIGEIESEGVELEAVGQLTDSLRLQAAYTYTDIRYKKSSPEEEGKRAVYAPRNMASGWLSYDVKTGPLDGLTVGSGVRYVNGVTSDRLNTHTLPSYTLVDLAVGYDLSKVGLTGVSAQLNVNNLTDEDYVAACNSLSYCYFGAERSIVGSVSWKF
- a CDS encoding carboxymuconolactone decarboxylase family protein — protein: MSTRVNHHKATPALAKALSDLSMAVSQTSIDPALKHLIDIRVSQLNGCTFCLDMHAKEAKIAGERELRLYHLAAWRESPLFSAREKAALAFTEALTQIGPHGISDVLYRSLAEHYSDVEISELNFAIVAINAWNRLGITSRMEPGSLDAAYGLNKANLE